The sequence GGTACCGAGCAGGGAGCTTCCGGTGGCGGCGAGCGCGTCGAGCGCCTCGGTCCGCACCTTGGAGGGGCCCGCGCCGAAACGTCCGTCGGCGGGCTTGATGTCAGCGGGAATCTGGATGTCGGCCACGACTCGGAGGGTATCGGGTGGGCGAAACGGGACGGAACCGTGTCCGTCGGATGAGACAAGAACTTGAAGGCACGGACTGTCATGTCGTACGACGATCACGGGTGTGCTTGTACGAGGATCAAGGTGGGGCTGTGGATAACTTTCGATGACGGTCGGTGATCGGATGCATTCTGAACGCATGACGGATCGCACGGACGGGGTGAACCCCTCGGCCCCCCAAGCACCCAAAGCCACCCCGGCTCCCAAAGCCACCCCGGCTCCCGAGGCCACCCCGGCTCCCCAAGCCCCCTCGCCGCCCGAAGCCTCCTCGACCTCCTCGGCCCCCCAAGCCCCCTCGGCCCCCTCAGCCCCTCAACCCTCCTCGGCCTCCCAAGCCTCCCGCGTCCCCTTGCCCCCCTCCGCCCCCTCCGCCCTCTCCGCCCTCGAAGCCGAGCTGCGCGCCCGCCTCCGCGGTGAGGTCCGCTTCGACGCCACCGCCCGCGCGCTCATGACCATGGACGCCTCCAACTACCGGCGCGTCCCCGCAGGAGTGGTCGCCCCCCGGGACGCCGAGGACGTGGCGGCGGCGCTGGAGGTGTGCCGGACGCGCGGCGTGCCCGTGGTCGCCCGCGGCGGGGGCACGTCGATCGCCGGGCAGGCCACCGGCACCGGGGTCGTACTGGATTTCACGCGCCACATGGACCGCCTGGTGGAGCTGGACCCCGGCACCCGCACGGCCGTCGTCCAGCCCGGCCTGGTCCTCGACAGCCTCCAGCGCGCCGCCGCCCCGCACGGCCTGCGCTTCGGACCCGATCCGTCCACGCACAGCCGCTGCACCCTCGGCGGCATGATCGGCAACAACTCCTGCGGCTCCCACTCGGTGGCCTGGGGGACCACCGCCGACAACATCGCGGAGCTGGACGTGCTCACCGCGCGCGGCCGGCGGCTGTGGCTCGGGCCGGGGTGGGTCGGCGCGCCCGAGGGGCTGCGGGAGCTGGCGGAGGGCGAGCTGGCGCGGCTGCGCACCGGCTTCCCGGACCTGCCCCGCCGCATCTCCGGGTACGCGCTGGACGCGCTGCTGCCGGAGAAGGGCGCCGACGTGGCCCGCTCCTTCTGCGGCTCCGAGGGCACCCTCGGCATCCTCACCGAGGCGGTCGTACGCCTGGTCGAGGCCCCGCCCGCCCGCGCGCTCGCGGTGCTGGGGTACGGCGACGAGAGCGCCGCCGCCGAGGCCGCCGCCGGTCTCCTGCCGCACAACCCGCTGACGGTGGAGGGCATGGCCGCCGACCTGGTGCCTCCGGGGGCCGGACTGCCCAGGGGCGGCGCCTGGCTGTTCGTGGAGACGGGCGGGGAGTCGGAGGCGGCGGCCCGGGCCCGCGCGGAGGAGATCGTCCGGGCCGCGGATGTCGTGGACGCCCTGGTGGTGACCGAGCCCGCCGCCCAGCGGACCCTGTGGCGCATCCGCGAGGACGCGAGCGGCACGGCGACCCGGATGCCGGACGGCTCCGAGGCCTGGCCCGGCTGGGAGGACTGCGCGGTGCCCCCCGCCCGGCTCGGCGCCTACCTCCGCGACTTCCGCGCCCTGCTCTCCTCCCACGCCCTGCGCGGCACTCCGTACGGTCACTTCGGCGACGGCTGTATCCACGTCCGCATCGACTTCGACCTGCTCACCCAGGACGGGATCGGCCGCTTCCGGCGCTTCTCGGAGGACCTGGCCGACCTGGTGGTGGCGCACGGCGGCTCGCTGTCCGGGGAGCACGGCGACGGTCAGGCCCGCGCGGAACTGCTGCCCCGGATGTACGGCGCCGAGACGGTGCGCCTGTTCGAGCGCGCCAAGGCCCTCTGGGACCCGGACGACCTGCTCAACCCCGGCATGCTGGTCCGCCCCGCCCCGCTGGACGGCAACCTCCGCTTCTCCGTGCTCCCGGCCGAACCCGTGGACGTGGCCTTCGGCTACCCGGCCGACGGCGGCGACTTCCGCGCGGCCGTCCGCCGCTGTGTCGGCGTGGCCAAGTGCCGTACGACCACGGAGGCGGGCCCCGCCGTGATGTGCCCGTCGTTCCGGGCGACCGGCGAGGAGGAGCACTCCACCCGGGGCCGGGCCCGGCTGCTGCACGAGATGCTGGCCGGGGAGCTGATCACCGACGGCTGGCGCTCCACCGAGGTGCGCGACGCCCTCGATCTCTGCCTCGCCTGCAAGGGCTGCCGCACGGACTGCCCGGTGGGCGTCGACATGGCCACCTACAAGGCCGAGTTCCTGCACCACCACTACGCGGACCGCCGCCGCCCCGCCGCCCACCACAGCATGGGCCGCCTGCCCGAGTGGCTGCGCCGGATCGCCCGCACCCGAACGGCTCCCCTCCTCAACGCGCTCGCCGCCGTCCCGCCCCTGGCGGCCGCCGCGAAACGCCTCGGCGGGATCGCGCCCGAGCGGCGGCTCCCCCGGCTCGCCCCGAGGACCTTCACCGGCTGGTGGCGGCGCCGGAAGCCCGCGCGGGCCCAGGGCGCCGGGGACCTGGTCGTCCTCTGGCCGGACACCTTCACCGAGCATCTGTCCCCCTCGGTCGGCCGCGCGGCCGTCCGCGTCCTGGAGGCCGCCGGGCTGCGGGTGACCCTCCCCCCGACCCGGCTGCCGCACCGCGGCTCGCCCACGGCAGCCACCCCCGACGCCCCGGCCCCCTCCCTCCTGTCGTCCCTCATCCCCTCCCTCCTCCCGGCCCGCCACGCCCGGGTCTGCTGCGGGCTGACCTACGTCTCCACCGGCCAGCTGGACCGCGCCCGTGCGGTGCTGCGCCGCACGCTCGACCTGATGGAGCCGGTGCTGCGCGCGGGCCTCCCGGTCGTCGTGCTGGAACCGAGCTGCGCGGCCGCCCTGCGCACCGACCTGCCGGAACTCCTGCACGACGACCCGCGCGCACCCCGGCTCGCCGCCGCCGTCCTCACCTTCGCCGAGGTTCTGGAGCGGCACGCCCCGCGCTGGACCCCGCCCGCCGTGGACCGACCCGTCGCCGGTCAGACCCACTGCCATCAGCACGCGGTGCTCGGCGACGCCCCGGACCGCCGGCTGCGCGAGTCGGCCGGTCTCACCGGGGAACTCTCCGGCGGCTGCTGCGGCCTGGCCGGCGACTTCGGCTTCGAGAAGGGCCACTTCGAGGTCTCCCGGGCCTGCGCGGAGGAGCGGCTGCTGCCCTCGATACGGGAGGCGGCCCCGGGCACCGTGGTCCTCGCCGACGGCTACTCCTGCCGCACCCAGCTGGAGCAACTGGGCGCGGTGCGCGCACGGCACCTGGCGGAGGTGCTGGCCGAGGCCCTGGACCGGGACGCGGGCGCGCCGGACGGGGCCACGACCGCGGGGGAGGGCGGACGGCGGGCCGCCGGTGGACGGCCGCTTCCCTAGGGCCTCTCGTTTGGATCACGCCGGGCTCGCGGGCCCTGGCACCGCGCGCCTCGCGGCGTTGTCGTCGGTTGCCATGGCTCCGCCACGCCGCCCTCCTCCGCCTTGCGACGCACGGCACCAGACCCCGCTCCCTGATCCGGCCTGATCCGAACGAAAGACCCTAATCTGAGGTGATCAGCGAGCCGTGAAGGAGCAACGCGTATGAGCCTCACCGTCCGTCCGGTCACCCGGGCCGAACACCTCGCCTTCGTGGCGGGCCGCCCCTCGGCCAGCCACCTCCAGCTGCCGTCCTGGGGGGACGTGAAGCCGGACTGGCGGGCGGAGAGCCTGGGGTGGTTCGAGGCGGACGGGCGGCTCGTCGGGGTGGGGCTGGT is a genomic window of Streptomyces sp. WP-1 containing:
- a CDS encoding FAD-binding and (Fe-S)-binding domain-containing protein → MTMDASNYRRVPAGVVAPRDAEDVAAALEVCRTRGVPVVARGGGTSIAGQATGTGVVLDFTRHMDRLVELDPGTRTAVVQPGLVLDSLQRAAAPHGLRFGPDPSTHSRCTLGGMIGNNSCGSHSVAWGTTADNIAELDVLTARGRRLWLGPGWVGAPEGLRELAEGELARLRTGFPDLPRRISGYALDALLPEKGADVARSFCGSEGTLGILTEAVVRLVEAPPARALAVLGYGDESAAAEAAAGLLPHNPLTVEGMAADLVPPGAGLPRGGAWLFVETGGESEAAARARAEEIVRAADVVDALVVTEPAAQRTLWRIREDASGTATRMPDGSEAWPGWEDCAVPPARLGAYLRDFRALLSSHALRGTPYGHFGDGCIHVRIDFDLLTQDGIGRFRRFSEDLADLVVAHGGSLSGEHGDGQARAELLPRMYGAETVRLFERAKALWDPDDLLNPGMLVRPAPLDGNLRFSVLPAEPVDVAFGYPADGGDFRAAVRRCVGVAKCRTTTEAGPAVMCPSFRATGEEEHSTRGRARLLHEMLAGELITDGWRSTEVRDALDLCLACKGCRTDCPVGVDMATYKAEFLHHHYADRRRPAAHHSMGRLPEWLRRIARTRTAPLLNALAAVPPLAAAAKRLGGIAPERRLPRLAPRTFTGWWRRRKPARAQGAGDLVVLWPDTFTEHLSPSVGRAAVRVLEAAGLRVTLPPTRLPHRGSPTAATPDAPAPSLLSSLIPSLLPARHARVCCGLTYVSTGQLDRARAVLRRTLDLMEPVLRAGLPVVVLEPSCAAALRTDLPELLHDDPRAPRLAAAVLTFAEVLERHAPRWTPPAVDRPVAGQTHCHQHAVLGDAPDRRLRESAGLTGELSGGCCGLAGDFGFEKGHFEVSRACAEERLLPSIREAAPGTVVLADGYSCRTQLEQLGAVRARHLAEVLAEALDRDAGAPDGATTAGEGGRRAAGGRPLP